From the genome of Vulpes lagopus strain Blue_001 chromosome 2, ASM1834538v1, whole genome shotgun sequence, one region includes:
- the LOC121484825 gene encoding methylmalonic aciduria and homocystinuria type D homolog, mitochondrial-like yields the protein MATVLCNRARLVSYLPGFCSLVKRVVSPKAFSTAGSSGSDESHVATAPPDICSRTVWPDETMGPFGPQDQRFQLPGNIGFDCHLNGTTSQKKSQLHKTLPDVLAEPLSSERHEFVMAQYVNEFQGNNAPVEQEISSAETYFANAKVECAIQTCPELLRREFESLFPEGATNKLMILTITQKTKNDMTVWSEEVENEREMLLEKFSNGAKEICYALRAEGYWADFIDPSSGLAFFGPYTNNTLFETDELYRHLGFSVDNLGCCKVIRHRLWGTHVVVGSIFTNATPDSHIMKKLGGNQQ from the coding sequence ATGGCCACCGTGCTCTGTAATAGAGCCAGACTGGTTTCCTATCTCCCGGGATTTTGCTCTTTAGTTAAAAGGGTTGTCAGTCCCAAAGCCTTTTCAACTGCAGGATCTTCAGGTTCTGATGAGTCTCATGTGGCCACTGCACCGCCAGATATATGCTCTCGAACAGTATGGCCTGATGAAACTATGGGACCATTTGGACCTCAGGATCAGAGATTCCAGCTTCCTGGGAACATAGGTTTTGATTGTCATCTCAATGGGACTACATCACAAAAGAAAAGCCAACTTCATAAAACTTTACCTGATGTTCTAGCAGAACCTTTATCAAGTGAAAGGCACGAGTTTGTGATGGCACAGTATGTGAATGAATTTCAGGGTAATAATGCACCTGTTGAACAAGAAATCAGCAGTGCAGAAACTTACTTTGCAAATGCTAAAGTAGAGTGTGCGATCCAAACGTGTCCAGAATTGCTGCGAAGAGAGTTTGAGTCCCTGTTTCCAGAAGGAGCCACCAACAAACTAATGATTCTCACTATAACACAGAAAACTAAGAATGATATGACTGTTTGGAGCGAAGaggtagaaaatgaaagagaaatgcttTTAGAAAAGTTCAGTAATGGCGCTAAGGAAATTTGCTATGCTCTTCGAGCTGAAGGCTATTGGGCTGACTTTATTGACCCATCATCTGGTTTGGCATTTTTTGGACCATATACAAACAACACTCTTTTTGAAACAGATGAACTCTATCGACATTTAGGATTCTCTGTGGATAATCTTGGCTGCTGTAAAGTGATTCGTCATAGGCTCTGGGGTACCCATGTGGTTGTAGGAAGTATCTTCACTAATGCAACACCAGACAGCCATATTATGAAGAAATTAGGTGGAAACCAACAGTAA